The Phoenix dactylifera cultivar Barhee BC4 chromosome 15, palm_55x_up_171113_PBpolish2nd_filt_p, whole genome shotgun sequence genome contains a region encoding:
- the LOC103704293 gene encoding proline-rich protein 4-like, whose translation MIVHCLETMDTCSRVSCLLILSFCCLFHCSLAANLAENRLPSAVVVGTVYCDTCFQKEFSKPSHFIAGASVAVECGNAATKPSFRKEVKTNGRGVFRVRLPLEISEDVKLIESCSVELIRSNLPFCSVASSAISAGLRLKSIRNGVHVFSAGFFTFRPSKQPELCDQKTIVGDQKLGHEALIFFPPFPLPPNPFLPLPPFGGGLPLPPNPFLPPLVPQPPPSLPPPAVPQPPPSLPPPAVPQPPPLVPQPPLSLPPPAVPQPPPSLPPPAVPSKETSP comes from the exons ATGATAGTTCACTGCCTTGAGACAATGGATACGTGTTCTAGAGTCTCCTGCTTGTTAATCCTATCATTCTGTTGCTTGTTCCATTGTTCTTTAGCTGCCAACCTTGCAGAAAACCGTCTCCCATCTGCAGTGGTGGTGGGAACTGTTTACTGCGACACCTGTTTTCAAAAGGAGTTCTCGAAGCCAAGCCACTTCATAGCAG GTGCTTCGGTGGCAGTTGAATGCGGGAATGCGGCGACCAAGCCCAGCTTCCGCAAGGAGGTGAAGACCAACGGGCGCGGGGTGTTTAGAGTTCGTTTGCCGCTTGAGATCAGCGAGGACGTAAAACTGATCGAGTCTTGCTCGGTGGAGCTAATTAGAAGCAACCTGCCATTCTGTTCGGTAGCTTCCTCTGCCATTTCCGCCGGCCTCCGTCTCAAGTCTATAAGGAACGGGGTCCATGTCTTCTCAGCTGGGTTCTTCACCTTCCGGCCTTCGAAGCAACCGGAGCTCTGCGATCAGAAGACAATTGTTGGAGATCAGAAGCTCGGTCACGAAGCATTAATCTTCTTTCCACCTTTTCCGCTGCCACCCAACCCATTTCTTCCATTGCCGCCTTTTGGTGGTGGACTTCCGCTGCCACCCAACCCATTTCTGCCACCACTTGTGCCACAGCCACCACCATCGCTTCCACCACCAGCTGTGCCGCAGCCACCACCATCGCTTCCACCACCAGCTGTGCCGCAGCCACCACCACTTGTGCCACAGCCACCATTATCGCTTCCACCACCAGCTGTGCCGCAGCCACCACCATCGCTTCCACCACCAGCTGTGCCATCAAAGGAGACCTCCCCATGA